From a region of the Sesamum indicum cultivar Zhongzhi No. 13 linkage group LG3, S_indicum_v1.0, whole genome shotgun sequence genome:
- the LOC105157181 gene encoding uncharacterized protein LOC105157181 isoform X1 produces MHGRVQTEGEGSCRSSQSSSSWHMHPTVIAADSNSFFKDGRKISVGDCALFKPPQDSPPFIGLIRWLTSRKDNNLHLGVNWLYRPAELKLGKGSLLDSAPNEIFYSFHKDEIPAASVLHPCKVAFLPRGAELPFPQSSSVCRRVYDIENKCLWWLTDQDYINELQEEVDQLLYKTRSEMHGMLQPGGRSPKQVNGPNSVSQLKPGPDHVQNSGTSFPSQVKGKKRETGDHTADPVKRDRSSRTEDGDSAQYKAESSLKSDIARITEKGGVVDLEGVEKLIQLMQSDRAERKMDLTSRLMLAGVIAATEKVECLQRFVQLRGLPVLDEWLQDIHKGKVGSGNSSKDCDKSVEEFLLVLLRALDKLPVNLHALQMCNIGRSVNHLRSNKNMEIQRKARSLVDTWKKGVEAEMISIDAKSGSTQGTSVWSSKSRLTEASHAVKTPNGSDVAMKSSITQQSASKTISIKSSHGENITKSASSSPGPVKPASPHTSGKESQPGISVGGSPDAPITREDRSSSSNQSHSYSQSISVKEEGRSSPTVSAIAGKISSSSSRNRKGSGFPVVNAGQKENSSSRSSLVHRSTASDKLSQSALTSERVLDGPTSEACNHKLVVKIPNLVRSPTRGVSGLDDPSIMSSQTSSPGLSDKVEQLDTIPKEKSDASRSDINLDSCQSNDRKDASRDGAASPAGVPDDEKSTSIVDSRRLLIEGPKKNDVKSTKLHEASFSPMNALIESCAKYSEAHSSLSLEDDIGMNLLASVATGEMSRSELVSPTDSTERSTPAVQEVSFSAKSKSSPEDQVQGCQSQFVNDAESDDKKQAALDSSSGSEDSSNLPKQASLMCSVDVIRGPAHTSADLPVKERNKPLDSVSSFLRSTIDPVFSTTETSNQDADTNDKISGGEGNKGIQEEKAPSNDVNADSILNCKGDETNAADTEDKAGKDLLDTDNVNLIGKVALLNKSCVEDCKHDVNEGLEMGTNSQQNFTTAEKASNEKLQQTAPVQSLVSETSNEVKVREMDSKTPMTNAERENFGWPVDRNTATEGNSVADSFLSSNDLKRRDMEVNIDKKETADCSLAEGGFPVPVVHEAQKNHELRGSKTAGVEVDEAESASTVGEASSAAPASVQDSKIKFDLNEGLIFDDGKYGEPVSLIATDSTSGPMINTLPFSVDPIPSCHPGSITVAAAAKGPFVPPADLLRSKVELGWKGSAATSAFRPAEPRKVIEMALPSTSLSCDASTSKNGRTLLDIDLNVPDERVLEEIASRDSALALGMASDSVNKFSTLLKENSGSIPVLSSGGLDLDLNRVDEASEVGQCSSSSNRIGEGSRVHVKPLSGLPTTDVQRDFDLNDGPGVDDASMEHLSINQQVRVHIPSQLPSVSPRMSNPGLGSFTSWFPPGYTNSTLAIPTIIPDRADQPFPVIPPGAAQRTFGPAGIAQFNPDVYRGSVLSSSPAVSFPSSPFQFPVFPFGPSFPLPSATFPVGATSYADSSSGAKLFAPPVNSQLLGSVGAISSQFQRPYMVSLPDSSSNGGLENNRKWGRQGLDLNAGPGAIESEVREDMLPPPSSQHSVASSQALTEDQARMYSMSGSILKRKEPDGGWDNESFRYKQSSWQ; encoded by the exons CTATGACATTGAGAACAAGTGTTTATGGTGGCTAACAGATCAAGATTACATTAAT GAGCTACAGGAAGAAGTAGACCAGCTCTTATACAAAACAAGATCAGAAATGCATGGTATGTTGCAGCCTGGTGGTCGTTCTCCAAAACAAGTTAATGGCCCGAATTCAGTCTCCCAATTGAAACCTGGGCCTGATCATGTTCAAAATAGTGGGACTTCCTTTCCTTCCCAAGTTAAGGGAAAAAAGAGGGAAACAGGAGATCATACAGCTGATCCTGTCAAACGGGATCGTTCTTCAAGGACAGAAGATGGTGATTCTGCTCAGTACAAAGCTGAAAGTAGTTTGAAATCTGATATTGCAAGAATAACTGAAAAAGGAGGAGTCGTGGATTTGGAAGGTGTTGAGAAGCTCATCCAATTAATGCAATCTGATAGAGCGGAGAGAAAAATGGATTTGACTAGTCGTTTGATGCTTGCTGGTGTAATAGCTGCCACTGAGAAGGTTGAGTGCCTTCAGCGATTTGTTCAGCTCAGGGGTTTACCTGTATTGGATGAGTGGCTCCAGGACATCCATAAAGGAAAAGTTGGCAGTGGTAATAGTTCAAAGGATTGTGATAAATCTGTTGAGgaatttcttttggttttaCTTCGTGCACTGGATAAACTTCCAGTGAATCTTCATGCCCTTCAAATGTGCAATATTGGCAGATCTGTGAATCATCTACGTTCAAATAAAAACATGGAAATTCAAAGGAAGGCACGGAGTTTAGTTGACACATGGAAGAAAGGTGTTGAAGCAGAAATGATTAGTATTGATGCAAAGTCTGGTTCAACCCAAGGCACATCTGTGTGGTCTTCAAAATCACGCCTTACCGAGGCATCCCATGCTGTGAAAACTCCAAATGGGTCTGATGTTGCCATGAAAAGCTCAATTACCCAGCAGTCCGCATCTAAAACTATTTCAATAAAGTCCTCGCATGGggaaaatatcacaaaatctGCATCTTCATCTCCTGGGCCAGTGAAGCCTGCATCACCACATACATCTGGCAAGGAAAGCCAACCAGGAATTTCTGTTGGTGGCAGTCCTGATGCCCCTATAACTAGGGAGGATAGGAGCAGTAGTTCTAACCAGTCTCATAGTTACAGTCAGTCAATCTCTGTTAAGGAGGAGGGGAGGAGTTCCCCTACAGTTTCAGCCATTGCTGGTAAGATATCAAGTAGTAGTTCTCGTAACCGAAAAGGCAGTGGTTTTCCAGTGGTAAATGCAGGTCAGAAAGAAAACAGTTCAAGCAGAAGTTCTTTAGTGCACAGAAGTACTGCTTCAGATAAGTTATCGCAGTCTGCTTTAACAAGTGAAAGAGTCCTTGATGGACCCACCAGTGAAGCTTGCAATCATAAGCTTGTTGTTAAGATACCAAACCTGGTGCGAAGTCCCACACGAGGTGTCAGTGGTCTTGATGACCCTTCTATTATGAGCAGCCAAACTTCTTCTCCCGGTCTTTCTGACAAAGTCGAGCAGCTTGACACGATTCCAAAGGAGAAAAGTGATGCATCTCGATCTGACATCAATTTGGATTCTTGTCAAAGCAATGACAGAAAGGATGCATCTCGTGATGGTGCCGCATCACCTGCAGGTGTTCCTGATGATGAGAAAAGTACGTCAATTGTGGACTCCAGGAGATTATTAATTGAAGGCCCGAAGAAGAATGATGTGAAGTCAACAAAGTTGCATGAAGCTTCTTTCAGCCCCATGAATGCTTTAATTGAGAGCTGCGCTAAATATTCTGAAGCACATTCTTCATTGTCCCTTGAGGATGATATTGGAATGAACTTACTTGCTAGTGTGGCAACTGGGGAAATGTCCCGATCTGAATTGGTTTCACCAACTGATTCAACAGAAAGAAGCACCCCTGCAGTCCAGGAAGTCTCCTTTAGTGCAAAATCAAAGTCTTCACCTGAAGATCAGGTTCAAGGATGTCAAAGTCAGTTTGTGAATGATGCTGAAAGTGACGACAAGAAACAAGCTGCTTTAGATAGTAGTTCAGGGTCTGAAGACAGTTCAAATTTGCCTAAACAAGCATCACTTATGTGTTCTGTTGATGTAATTCGTGGTCCAGCCCATACTTCTGCAGATCTACCTGTTAAAGAGCGCAATAAACCTCTTGACTCTGTCAGTTCATTCTTGAGAAGCACCATCGACCCTGTGTTCTCCACTACAGAGACGTCAAATCAAGATGCAGACACCAATGACAAGATAAGTGGTGGTGAGGGAAATAAAGGAATTCAGGAGGAAAAGGCCCCGTCAAATGATGTTAATGCTGATAGTATACTAAATTGTAAGGGTGATGAAACTAATGCTGCTGACACTGAGGACAAGGCTGGTAAAGATCTTTTAGATACAGACAACGTGAACTTAATTGGTAAAGTTGCATTGTTAAATAAATCGTGTGTTGAGGACTGCAAGCATGATGTAAATGAAGGATTGGAGATGGGAACTAACTCTCAGCAGAACTTTACTACTGCAGAGAAAGCTAGTAATGAAAAGCTGCAGCAAACTGCACCTGTCCAGAGCCTAGTGTCTGAAACTAGCAATGAAGTCAAAGTTAGAGAAATGGATTCAAAGACTCCCATGACTAATGCTGAAAGAGAGAACTTTGGTTGGCCAGTTGACAGAAACACAGCTACAGAAGGTAATAGTGTTGCTGATTCGTTTCTTAGTAGTAATGACCTCAAGCGTCGTGATATGGAGGTCAACATTGATAAGAAAGAGACTGCTGATTGTTCACTCGCTGAGGGAGGATTTCCTGTGCCTGTGGTCCATGAAGCTCAGAAGAATCATGAGTTGAGAGGATCGAAGACTGCTGGAGTTGAAGTGGATGAAGCGGAGTCTGCTTCCACTGTTGGAGAGGCTTCTTCTGCTGCACCAGCATCTGTTCAAgattcaaaaataaagtttgacTTAAATGAAGGTCTCATCTTTGATGATGGGAAATATGGCGAGCCTGTCAGTTTAATAGCTACTGATTCAACCAGTGGTCCGATGATTAACACTCTCCCATTTTCTGTAGATCCCATCCCTAGTTGCCATCCTGGTTCCATTACGGTGGCTGCTGCTGCCAAAGGTCCCTTTGTTCCTCCAGCGGACTTATTGAGAAGTAAAGTGGAACTCGGGTGGAAGGGGTCTGCTGCAACTAGCGCATTTCGGCCAGCTGAACCCAGAAAAGTTATTGAAATGGCGTTGCCTTCCACAAGTTTGTCATGTGATGCTTCTACCAGCAAAAATGGTCGCACTCTGTTGGACATAGATTTGAATGTGCCAGATGAAAGAGTTCTTGAGGAAATTGCTTCTCGAGACTCTGCATTGGCCCTTGGTATGGCAAGTGATTCCGTAAATAAATTCTCCACATTGCTGAAAGAAAACTCAGGGTCTATCCCAGTTCTTAGCTCCGGAGGACTGGATCTGGATTTGAATAGAGTCGATGAAGCATCTGAGGTTGGCCAATGCTCCAGCAGCAGCAACCGTATTGGAGAGGGTTCCAGGGTGCATGTGAAACCGTTAAGTGGTCTACCTACTACTGATGTTCAGAGGGATTTTGATCTCAATGATGGGCCTGGGGTTGATGATGCTAGTATGGAGCATTTATCGATCAATCAACAAGTCAGGGTTCATATACCATCTCAGCTGCCTTCTGTTAGCCCTAGAATGAGTAATCCTGGGCTTGGGAGTTTCACATCTTGGTTTCCCCCTGGGTATACTAACTCAACTTTGGCAATTCCAACAATAATCCCGGATCGTGCTGACCAGCCCTTTCCAGTTATTCCACCTGGAGCAGCACAGAGAACATTTGGCCCTGCTGGTATAGCTCAATTCAATCCTGATGTTTACAGAGGATCAGTCTTGTCATCATCTCCTGCAGTTTCATTCCCATCTAGTCCTTTCCAGTTCCCTGTGTTTCCATTTGGGCCTAGTTTTCCTCTTCCATCTGCCACTTTTCCTGTTGGAGCAACGTCATATGCTGATTCCTCTTCAGGAGCAAAGCTGTTTGCTCCTCCTGTGAATTCTCAGTTGTTGGGCTCAGTTGGTGCAATCTCATCCCAATTTCAGAGACCTTATATGGTTAGTCTTCCGGACAGCAGCAGTAATGGTGGGTTGGAGAATAACAGAAAGTGGGGTAGACAGGGTCTAGACCTCAACGCAGGCCCTGGAGCCATTGAAAGCGAAGTCAGGGAGGATATGTTGCCTCCACCGTCAAGTCAACATTCAGTTGCCAGTTCACAAGCTCTAACAGAGGACCAAGCTAGGATGTACTCAATGTCAGGTAGTATTTTGAAGAGGAAGGAGCCAGATGGAGGGTGGGATAATGAAAGCTTCAGATATAAGCAGTCTTCATGGCAGTAG
- the LOC105157181 gene encoding uncharacterized protein LOC105157181 isoform X2 — MISQELQEEVDQLLYKTRSEMHGMLQPGGRSPKQVNGPNSVSQLKPGPDHVQNSGTSFPSQVKGKKRETGDHTADPVKRDRSSRTEDGDSAQYKAESSLKSDIARITEKGGVVDLEGVEKLIQLMQSDRAERKMDLTSRLMLAGVIAATEKVECLQRFVQLRGLPVLDEWLQDIHKGKVGSGNSSKDCDKSVEEFLLVLLRALDKLPVNLHALQMCNIGRSVNHLRSNKNMEIQRKARSLVDTWKKGVEAEMISIDAKSGSTQGTSVWSSKSRLTEASHAVKTPNGSDVAMKSSITQQSASKTISIKSSHGENITKSASSSPGPVKPASPHTSGKESQPGISVGGSPDAPITREDRSSSSNQSHSYSQSISVKEEGRSSPTVSAIAGKISSSSSRNRKGSGFPVVNAGQKENSSSRSSLVHRSTASDKLSQSALTSERVLDGPTSEACNHKLVVKIPNLVRSPTRGVSGLDDPSIMSSQTSSPGLSDKVEQLDTIPKEKSDASRSDINLDSCQSNDRKDASRDGAASPAGVPDDEKSTSIVDSRRLLIEGPKKNDVKSTKLHEASFSPMNALIESCAKYSEAHSSLSLEDDIGMNLLASVATGEMSRSELVSPTDSTERSTPAVQEVSFSAKSKSSPEDQVQGCQSQFVNDAESDDKKQAALDSSSGSEDSSNLPKQASLMCSVDVIRGPAHTSADLPVKERNKPLDSVSSFLRSTIDPVFSTTETSNQDADTNDKISGGEGNKGIQEEKAPSNDVNADSILNCKGDETNAADTEDKAGKDLLDTDNVNLIGKVALLNKSCVEDCKHDVNEGLEMGTNSQQNFTTAEKASNEKLQQTAPVQSLVSETSNEVKVREMDSKTPMTNAERENFGWPVDRNTATEGNSVADSFLSSNDLKRRDMEVNIDKKETADCSLAEGGFPVPVVHEAQKNHELRGSKTAGVEVDEAESASTVGEASSAAPASVQDSKIKFDLNEGLIFDDGKYGEPVSLIATDSTSGPMINTLPFSVDPIPSCHPGSITVAAAAKGPFVPPADLLRSKVELGWKGSAATSAFRPAEPRKVIEMALPSTSLSCDASTSKNGRTLLDIDLNVPDERVLEEIASRDSALALGMASDSVNKFSTLLKENSGSIPVLSSGGLDLDLNRVDEASEVGQCSSSSNRIGEGSRVHVKPLSGLPTTDVQRDFDLNDGPGVDDASMEHLSINQQVRVHIPSQLPSVSPRMSNPGLGSFTSWFPPGYTNSTLAIPTIIPDRADQPFPVIPPGAAQRTFGPAGIAQFNPDVYRGSVLSSSPAVSFPSSPFQFPVFPFGPSFPLPSATFPVGATSYADSSSGAKLFAPPVNSQLLGSVGAISSQFQRPYMVSLPDSSSNGGLENNRKWGRQGLDLNAGPGAIESEVREDMLPPPSSQHSVASSQALTEDQARMYSMSGSILKRKEPDGGWDNESFRYKQSSWQ, encoded by the coding sequence ATGATTTCCCAGGAGCTACAGGAAGAAGTAGACCAGCTCTTATACAAAACAAGATCAGAAATGCATGGTATGTTGCAGCCTGGTGGTCGTTCTCCAAAACAAGTTAATGGCCCGAATTCAGTCTCCCAATTGAAACCTGGGCCTGATCATGTTCAAAATAGTGGGACTTCCTTTCCTTCCCAAGTTAAGGGAAAAAAGAGGGAAACAGGAGATCATACAGCTGATCCTGTCAAACGGGATCGTTCTTCAAGGACAGAAGATGGTGATTCTGCTCAGTACAAAGCTGAAAGTAGTTTGAAATCTGATATTGCAAGAATAACTGAAAAAGGAGGAGTCGTGGATTTGGAAGGTGTTGAGAAGCTCATCCAATTAATGCAATCTGATAGAGCGGAGAGAAAAATGGATTTGACTAGTCGTTTGATGCTTGCTGGTGTAATAGCTGCCACTGAGAAGGTTGAGTGCCTTCAGCGATTTGTTCAGCTCAGGGGTTTACCTGTATTGGATGAGTGGCTCCAGGACATCCATAAAGGAAAAGTTGGCAGTGGTAATAGTTCAAAGGATTGTGATAAATCTGTTGAGgaatttcttttggttttaCTTCGTGCACTGGATAAACTTCCAGTGAATCTTCATGCCCTTCAAATGTGCAATATTGGCAGATCTGTGAATCATCTACGTTCAAATAAAAACATGGAAATTCAAAGGAAGGCACGGAGTTTAGTTGACACATGGAAGAAAGGTGTTGAAGCAGAAATGATTAGTATTGATGCAAAGTCTGGTTCAACCCAAGGCACATCTGTGTGGTCTTCAAAATCACGCCTTACCGAGGCATCCCATGCTGTGAAAACTCCAAATGGGTCTGATGTTGCCATGAAAAGCTCAATTACCCAGCAGTCCGCATCTAAAACTATTTCAATAAAGTCCTCGCATGGggaaaatatcacaaaatctGCATCTTCATCTCCTGGGCCAGTGAAGCCTGCATCACCACATACATCTGGCAAGGAAAGCCAACCAGGAATTTCTGTTGGTGGCAGTCCTGATGCCCCTATAACTAGGGAGGATAGGAGCAGTAGTTCTAACCAGTCTCATAGTTACAGTCAGTCAATCTCTGTTAAGGAGGAGGGGAGGAGTTCCCCTACAGTTTCAGCCATTGCTGGTAAGATATCAAGTAGTAGTTCTCGTAACCGAAAAGGCAGTGGTTTTCCAGTGGTAAATGCAGGTCAGAAAGAAAACAGTTCAAGCAGAAGTTCTTTAGTGCACAGAAGTACTGCTTCAGATAAGTTATCGCAGTCTGCTTTAACAAGTGAAAGAGTCCTTGATGGACCCACCAGTGAAGCTTGCAATCATAAGCTTGTTGTTAAGATACCAAACCTGGTGCGAAGTCCCACACGAGGTGTCAGTGGTCTTGATGACCCTTCTATTATGAGCAGCCAAACTTCTTCTCCCGGTCTTTCTGACAAAGTCGAGCAGCTTGACACGATTCCAAAGGAGAAAAGTGATGCATCTCGATCTGACATCAATTTGGATTCTTGTCAAAGCAATGACAGAAAGGATGCATCTCGTGATGGTGCCGCATCACCTGCAGGTGTTCCTGATGATGAGAAAAGTACGTCAATTGTGGACTCCAGGAGATTATTAATTGAAGGCCCGAAGAAGAATGATGTGAAGTCAACAAAGTTGCATGAAGCTTCTTTCAGCCCCATGAATGCTTTAATTGAGAGCTGCGCTAAATATTCTGAAGCACATTCTTCATTGTCCCTTGAGGATGATATTGGAATGAACTTACTTGCTAGTGTGGCAACTGGGGAAATGTCCCGATCTGAATTGGTTTCACCAACTGATTCAACAGAAAGAAGCACCCCTGCAGTCCAGGAAGTCTCCTTTAGTGCAAAATCAAAGTCTTCACCTGAAGATCAGGTTCAAGGATGTCAAAGTCAGTTTGTGAATGATGCTGAAAGTGACGACAAGAAACAAGCTGCTTTAGATAGTAGTTCAGGGTCTGAAGACAGTTCAAATTTGCCTAAACAAGCATCACTTATGTGTTCTGTTGATGTAATTCGTGGTCCAGCCCATACTTCTGCAGATCTACCTGTTAAAGAGCGCAATAAACCTCTTGACTCTGTCAGTTCATTCTTGAGAAGCACCATCGACCCTGTGTTCTCCACTACAGAGACGTCAAATCAAGATGCAGACACCAATGACAAGATAAGTGGTGGTGAGGGAAATAAAGGAATTCAGGAGGAAAAGGCCCCGTCAAATGATGTTAATGCTGATAGTATACTAAATTGTAAGGGTGATGAAACTAATGCTGCTGACACTGAGGACAAGGCTGGTAAAGATCTTTTAGATACAGACAACGTGAACTTAATTGGTAAAGTTGCATTGTTAAATAAATCGTGTGTTGAGGACTGCAAGCATGATGTAAATGAAGGATTGGAGATGGGAACTAACTCTCAGCAGAACTTTACTACTGCAGAGAAAGCTAGTAATGAAAAGCTGCAGCAAACTGCACCTGTCCAGAGCCTAGTGTCTGAAACTAGCAATGAAGTCAAAGTTAGAGAAATGGATTCAAAGACTCCCATGACTAATGCTGAAAGAGAGAACTTTGGTTGGCCAGTTGACAGAAACACAGCTACAGAAGGTAATAGTGTTGCTGATTCGTTTCTTAGTAGTAATGACCTCAAGCGTCGTGATATGGAGGTCAACATTGATAAGAAAGAGACTGCTGATTGTTCACTCGCTGAGGGAGGATTTCCTGTGCCTGTGGTCCATGAAGCTCAGAAGAATCATGAGTTGAGAGGATCGAAGACTGCTGGAGTTGAAGTGGATGAAGCGGAGTCTGCTTCCACTGTTGGAGAGGCTTCTTCTGCTGCACCAGCATCTGTTCAAgattcaaaaataaagtttgacTTAAATGAAGGTCTCATCTTTGATGATGGGAAATATGGCGAGCCTGTCAGTTTAATAGCTACTGATTCAACCAGTGGTCCGATGATTAACACTCTCCCATTTTCTGTAGATCCCATCCCTAGTTGCCATCCTGGTTCCATTACGGTGGCTGCTGCTGCCAAAGGTCCCTTTGTTCCTCCAGCGGACTTATTGAGAAGTAAAGTGGAACTCGGGTGGAAGGGGTCTGCTGCAACTAGCGCATTTCGGCCAGCTGAACCCAGAAAAGTTATTGAAATGGCGTTGCCTTCCACAAGTTTGTCATGTGATGCTTCTACCAGCAAAAATGGTCGCACTCTGTTGGACATAGATTTGAATGTGCCAGATGAAAGAGTTCTTGAGGAAATTGCTTCTCGAGACTCTGCATTGGCCCTTGGTATGGCAAGTGATTCCGTAAATAAATTCTCCACATTGCTGAAAGAAAACTCAGGGTCTATCCCAGTTCTTAGCTCCGGAGGACTGGATCTGGATTTGAATAGAGTCGATGAAGCATCTGAGGTTGGCCAATGCTCCAGCAGCAGCAACCGTATTGGAGAGGGTTCCAGGGTGCATGTGAAACCGTTAAGTGGTCTACCTACTACTGATGTTCAGAGGGATTTTGATCTCAATGATGGGCCTGGGGTTGATGATGCTAGTATGGAGCATTTATCGATCAATCAACAAGTCAGGGTTCATATACCATCTCAGCTGCCTTCTGTTAGCCCTAGAATGAGTAATCCTGGGCTTGGGAGTTTCACATCTTGGTTTCCCCCTGGGTATACTAACTCAACTTTGGCAATTCCAACAATAATCCCGGATCGTGCTGACCAGCCCTTTCCAGTTATTCCACCTGGAGCAGCACAGAGAACATTTGGCCCTGCTGGTATAGCTCAATTCAATCCTGATGTTTACAGAGGATCAGTCTTGTCATCATCTCCTGCAGTTTCATTCCCATCTAGTCCTTTCCAGTTCCCTGTGTTTCCATTTGGGCCTAGTTTTCCTCTTCCATCTGCCACTTTTCCTGTTGGAGCAACGTCATATGCTGATTCCTCTTCAGGAGCAAAGCTGTTTGCTCCTCCTGTGAATTCTCAGTTGTTGGGCTCAGTTGGTGCAATCTCATCCCAATTTCAGAGACCTTATATGGTTAGTCTTCCGGACAGCAGCAGTAATGGTGGGTTGGAGAATAACAGAAAGTGGGGTAGACAGGGTCTAGACCTCAACGCAGGCCCTGGAGCCATTGAAAGCGAAGTCAGGGAGGATATGTTGCCTCCACCGTCAAGTCAACATTCAGTTGCCAGTTCACAAGCTCTAACAGAGGACCAAGCTAGGATGTACTCAATGTCAGGTAGTATTTTGAAGAGGAAGGAGCCAGATGGAGGGTGGGATAATGAAAGCTTCAGATATAAGCAGTCTTCATGGCAGTAG